The following proteins are co-located in the Flectobacillus major DSM 103 genome:
- a CDS encoding SusC/RagA family TonB-linked outer membrane protein, with the protein MKNKLLNYFKHVFVLTALLVYSVSSMAQDRRVTGKVAGVDNQGIPGVSILIKGTRTGTTTDASGSFSINSKSANDVLVLTGIGYKSKEVTIGGQSVVNIVLEEDVAALDEVIVTGYSSSNKKESTAAISTVKAKDLTAVPSGNIEQQLQGKVSGVTVITSGQPGTTSIVRVRGFGSFGGNNPLYVVDGVPTQSTDFLAPDDIESTTVLKDAAAASIYGARAASGVIVYTTKKGTKKARPLEITYDGMYGVTDPGTGIKMLNPQDQATWTWKALGPGAKHDQYGSGTTPIIPDYLLIGSPSGGRKGYVGSIDIEAERAKYQNNPLAGPLYLVMAANKQGTDWYKAITRTAPLTRHNLGFSGGTETSRFYFGLGVQEQSGILKFNEFRRYDFRANSEFDITKKLRIGENLQFTYRQTRGLAGGNGGAGIAQEESYLLDAQRMPTIIPIYDVFGGYAGSAAGGFSNARNPVQGLTLNSNDNVFGLSGFGNIYAEYDVLPELTLRTSFGGGVNFNTYRDYTFVDHGNSEPVAGKNALREGSSYNYNWVWTNQVNYKKKIGLHGIEALAGIEALNTGAGRNIEGFGQDPFTTSLDYLSLSTISSGRNVTGGLFSGVNFYSIFGQANYSYNSRYFLTAVVRRDGSSRFGANNRYGVFPAFSAAWRLSSEDFMKDLSFINDLKVRAGWGQMGNSNNVDPNNQYSLYSSSIGTAAYDITGTNNAVAEGFYRSRIGNPNAKWETAETSNIGLDASILNGKFEVQLDFWRKDTKDLLFQVPIAGVIGTLASAPSVNIANMRNQGIDLQIVNHGKINSDLKYDITVNGSLLSNTITSLAPGTTYFDVSPPTNRLSAAPTRNKEGESMASFFGYKVIGYFKDDAEVKSAPAQEGAGPGRFRFADVNGDGKIDADDRTILGSPIPKFTGGINLKVTYKNFDIETYLYTSLGNQIFNMTKWYTNFYSTFPGSAKAETVKNSWTPTNLNASSPIFENVSNFSTDTQPNSWYVENGSYLRMTNLALGYNLPKDLLKKMKIRTARIALSTNNVFTVTSYSGLDPQVGGQADTNFGIDIGNYPVTRSYNLSVKLGF; encoded by the coding sequence ATGAAAAACAAATTACTAAATTACTTCAAGCATGTATTTGTCTTGACGGCATTGCTTGTATATAGTGTTTCGTCAATGGCACAAGACAGAAGAGTAACAGGAAAAGTAGCAGGTGTTGATAACCAAGGTATTCCGGGTGTAAGTATTTTAATAAAAGGTACTCGTACAGGAACAACTACAGATGCCAGTGGTAGCTTTTCTATCAATTCAAAATCTGCAAATGATGTACTCGTTTTGACAGGTATTGGTTACAAGTCAAAAGAGGTAACTATAGGTGGACAATCAGTTGTTAATATTGTATTAGAAGAAGATGTTGCGGCTTTAGATGAGGTTATTGTTACGGGTTATTCAAGTAGTAACAAAAAAGAATCAACAGCGGCTATTTCTACTGTAAAAGCTAAAGATTTAACGGCTGTACCATCAGGAAATATCGAACAACAATTACAAGGTAAAGTTTCGGGGGTAACAGTAATCACAAGTGGTCAGCCAGGTACAACAAGTATTGTTCGTGTACGTGGTTTTGGTTCATTTGGGGGTAACAACCCATTGTATGTAGTGGATGGAGTTCCGACTCAGTCTACAGATTTCTTAGCTCCAGATGATATTGAATCAACAACAGTTTTGAAAGATGCTGCTGCTGCTTCTATCTATGGTGCTCGTGCTGCTTCAGGGGTAATCGTATATACTACTAAGAAGGGTACAAAGAAAGCTCGTCCATTAGAAATAACATACGATGGTATGTACGGTGTAACAGACCCTGGTACAGGAATTAAAATGTTGAATCCTCAAGACCAAGCTACCTGGACATGGAAAGCATTGGGCCCTGGAGCAAAACATGACCAATATGGCTCTGGAACTACTCCTATTATTCCAGACTATTTGTTAATTGGCTCGCCAAGTGGTGGCCGTAAGGGTTATGTTGGTTCTATCGATATCGAAGCTGAGAGAGCTAAATACCAAAACAATCCACTTGCTGGGCCACTATATCTTGTAATGGCTGCCAATAAGCAAGGAACAGACTGGTACAAAGCAATTACAAGAACAGCTCCTCTTACAAGACATAACTTAGGTTTTTCTGGAGGAACAGAAACTAGCCGTTTTTACTTCGGTTTAGGTGTTCAGGAACAATCAGGTATTTTGAAATTTAACGAATTCAGACGTTATGATTTCAGAGCTAACTCTGAGTTTGATATTACTAAGAAATTGAGAATTGGCGAAAACCTTCAATTTACATACCGTCAAACAAGAGGTTTAGCAGGTGGTAATGGTGGTGCAGGTATTGCACAAGAAGAAAGTTATTTGTTAGATGCACAACGTATGCCTACTATTATTCCGATATATGATGTATTTGGAGGATATGCCGGCTCTGCGGCTGGGGGCTTTAGTAATGCTCGAAACCCTGTGCAAGGTTTAACATTAAACTCAAATGACAATGTTTTTGGATTGAGTGGTTTTGGTAATATCTATGCAGAATACGATGTTTTGCCAGAATTAACCCTCAGAACAAGCTTTGGTGGTGGTGTAAACTTCAACACATACAGAGATTACACTTTTGTTGACCACGGAAACTCAGAGCCAGTTGCTGGTAAAAATGCTTTAAGAGAAGGTAGCTCATACAACTACAACTGGGTATGGACAAACCAAGTGAACTATAAGAAAAAAATAGGTCTTCATGGTATTGAAGCTTTAGCAGGTATCGAAGCCCTTAATACAGGTGCAGGTAGAAATATCGAAGGTTTTGGACAAGACCCATTCACTACAAGTCTTGATTATTTGAGCTTATCAACTATCTCTAGTGGTAGAAACGTAACAGGAGGTTTGTTCAGTGGTGTAAACTTCTATTCAATCTTCGGTCAGGCAAATTATTCATACAATAGCCGTTATTTCTTAACAGCCGTTGTTCGTCGTGATGGTTCTTCTCGTTTTGGTGCTAACAATCGTTATGGTGTATTCCCAGCATTCTCAGCAGCATGGCGTTTGTCTTCAGAAGATTTCATGAAGGATTTATCGTTTATCAATGACTTGAAAGTAAGAGCTGGTTGGGGACAAATGGGTAACTCTAACAACGTAGACCCTAACAACCAATACAGCTTGTATTCGTCGAGTATTGGAACTGCGGCTTATGACATAACAGGTACAAACAATGCTGTAGCCGAAGGTTTCTACAGAAGCCGTATAGGTAACCCAAATGCTAAATGGGAAACAGCAGAAACTTCTAACATCGGTTTAGACGCATCAATCTTGAATGGTAAGTTTGAAGTTCAATTAGATTTCTGGAGAAAAGATACAAAGGACTTGTTGTTCCAAGTTCCTATTGCAGGTGTAATTGGTACATTGGCTTCTGCTCCATCAGTGAACATTGCTAATATGCGTAACCAAGGTATCGACTTACAAATTGTAAATCATGGCAAAATTAATAGCGACCTTAAATACGATATTACCGTGAACGGTTCATTGTTGAGCAATACTATTACGTCATTGGCTCCAGGAACTACCTATTTTGATGTTTCGCCTCCAACAAACCGCTTGAGTGCTGCTCCAACTCGTAACAAAGAGGGCGAATCTATGGCTTCGTTCTTTGGCTATAAAGTAATTGGCTATTTCAAAGATGATGCCGAAGTAAAATCAGCTCCAGCACAAGAAGGTGCAGGCCCTGGTCGCTTCCGCTTTGCTGATGTTAATGGCGATGGCAAAATAGATGCAGATGACCGTACTATTTTAGGAAGTCCTATCCCTAAATTTACAGGAGGTATCAACCTTAAAGTTACTTACAAGAATTTTGATATTGAAACCTACTTGTACACGTCATTAGGAAACCAGATTTTCAATATGACAAAATGGTATACTAACTTCTATTCAACATTCCCGGGTTCTGCCAAAGCTGAGACTGTGAAAAACTCATGGACTCCAACTAATTTGAATGCTTCTTCTCCAATTTTTGAAAATGTATCTAACTTCAGTACTGATACACAACCAAACTCTTGGTATGTTGAAAATGGCTCTTATTTGAGAATGACAAACTTGGCTCTTGGTTATAACTTACCAAAAGACTTGTTGAAAAAAATGAAAATAAGAACAGCAAGAATTGCTCTTTCAACGAACAACGTGTTTACTGTAACAAGTTACTCGGGCTTAGACCCACAAGTAGGTGGACAAGCTGATACAAACTTTGGTATTGATATTGGTAACTATCCAGTAACAAGAAGTTACAATTTATCGGTAAAACTTGGTTTCTAA
- a CDS encoding RagB/SusD family nutrient uptake outer membrane protein, producing the protein MKINIIGKTLVSASLLTALTVVGCKDSFLEVAPNGQLTSVLLTSKAGLEGTLMGAYSMLNGRGFTRLASSTNWVYGSILGGEANKGTESGDYGAINPIQRFETIASAGDVEGTWNGKYEGISRANAVIRLVTQADASVTAADKARILAEAKFLRAHYYFELKRLFNYAPYIDETVDYGTGIEKVKNDTDLWPKIEADLKAAMDALPEVQIAAGRANKWAAAAYLAKTYLYQKKYAEAKALFDQVIANGKTANGKKYGLVAKYAEVFNAANDNNEESVFAIQAAANTGSVNNANPEFDLNFPYGGAAAPGGCCGFFQPSFELVNSFRTDANGLPLLDGSYNTGNNVVKNDFGLLSKDAFTPDAGNLDPRLDHSVGRRGIPYLDYGPFPGNDWIRSQSYAGPYSTKKFVYYKSQEGTLTDGSSWTRGYAAMNYNVIRYADVLLMAAEAEIEVGSLTKALEYINAVRNRAANQDGWVKLDGKPAAKYVISPYSAFADKDAARKALRFERKLELSGEGHRFFDLVRWGVAEKEINAYLSYEGRLLTIALGGAKFTPGKSEYLPIPQTQIDRQGKDVLKQNPGY; encoded by the coding sequence ATGAAAATAAATATAATCGGTAAAACATTAGTCTCTGCATCCTTGTTGACTGCCCTTACGGTAGTTGGGTGTAAGGACTCATTTTTGGAAGTTGCTCCTAATGGACAATTGACCTCAGTATTATTGACCTCGAAAGCGGGTCTTGAAGGTACTTTGATGGGTGCTTATAGTATGCTAAATGGTCGTGGATTTACTCGTTTGGCTTCATCTACTAACTGGGTATATGGTAGTATCTTGGGTGGCGAAGCTAACAAAGGAACTGAATCTGGTGACTACGGTGCAATCAACCCTATCCAAAGATTTGAAACTATTGCCAGTGCTGGCGATGTTGAAGGTACTTGGAATGGTAAATATGAAGGTATTAGTAGGGCAAATGCTGTAATCCGTTTGGTTACTCAGGCCGATGCTTCTGTAACCGCTGCTGACAAAGCTAGGATTCTGGCTGAAGCGAAGTTCCTAAGAGCTCATTATTACTTTGAATTGAAACGTTTGTTCAATTATGCACCATATATCGATGAAACAGTTGATTATGGAACAGGTATTGAAAAAGTTAAAAACGATACAGATTTGTGGCCTAAAATTGAAGCTGATTTGAAAGCTGCAATGGATGCCTTGCCAGAAGTTCAAATTGCTGCAGGTAGAGCTAACAAATGGGCTGCCGCTGCATACTTAGCAAAAACATATTTGTATCAGAAAAAATATGCTGAAGCTAAAGCATTATTTGACCAAGTGATTGCTAACGGTAAAACTGCCAATGGTAAGAAGTATGGTTTGGTTGCCAAATATGCAGAAGTATTTAATGCTGCCAACGACAACAACGAAGAATCTGTTTTTGCTATTCAGGCTGCCGCTAATACAGGTAGTGTAAACAATGCAAACCCAGAGTTTGACTTGAACTTCCCTTATGGTGGTGCTGCTGCTCCGGGTGGATGTTGCGGTTTCTTTCAGCCTAGTTTTGAGCTTGTAAACTCGTTCCGTACAGATGCAAATGGGTTGCCATTGTTGGACGGTTCTTATAACACTGGTAATAATGTTGTGAAAAACGATTTTGGTTTACTATCAAAAGATGCCTTTACACCTGATGCTGGTAACCTAGACCCTCGTTTGGATCACTCTGTAGGTCGTCGTGGAATTCCTTATTTAGATTACGGCCCATTCCCTGGTAACGACTGGATTCGTTCTCAAAGCTATGCTGGGCCATACTCTACTAAGAAGTTTGTTTATTACAAATCTCAAGAAGGTACATTGACAGATGGTAGCTCTTGGACAAGAGGTTATGCTGCCATGAACTACAATGTAATTCGTTATGCCGATGTATTGTTGATGGCTGCTGAAGCTGAAATTGAGGTAGGAAGCTTGACAAAAGCCTTAGAATATATCAATGCGGTACGTAACCGTGCTGCTAACCAAGATGGATGGGTGAAACTAGACGGAAAACCTGCAGCGAAATATGTAATCTCTCCTTATTCTGCATTTGCAGATAAAGATGCTGCTCGTAAGGCTCTTCGTTTTGAACGCAAATTAGAGCTTTCTGGCGAAGGTCACCGCTTCTTTGACCTAGTACGTTGGGGTGTTGCTGAAAAAGAAATTAATGCTTACCTAAGCTATGAAGGTCGTCTTCTTACTATTGCGTTGGGTGGTGCTAAATTTACACCGGGTAAGAGTGAATACTTGCCTATCCCTCAAACACAAATTGATAGACAAGGTAAGGATGTTCTAAAACAAAACCCTGGTTATTAA
- a CDS encoding VCBS repeat-containing protein — protein MNKLTQLCLFGLLALTLSSCSNDSTVFTQLPAEDTGITFSNRITESDTMNVLTFEYINNGGGVAIGDFNNDSLPDVYFTGNQVNNKLYINKGDFKFEDITQQAGVAGDNKWCSGVALVDINNDNKLDIYVCATAKKVASQRANMLYVNQGVDKDNKPIFKEMAREYGIADTTHSTNAAFFDYDNDGDLDLYVLVNEMDDTRFPNKYHEKIKDGSSKRTDKLYRNDWNPTLKHAVYTDVSKQAGILIEGYGLGLNITDINRDGWKDIYITNDYLTNDLLYINNHDGTFTDQSDLYFKHTSYSAMGNEVNDINNDGLVDIVALDMMPETNYRKKMMTPANNYVTYQNNELYGYNYQYPRNTLQVNQGKDPKTGRPLFSEVGLLAGIAETDWSWTPMVTDFDNDGLRDIIITNGFPRDITDQDFIAYHASMSSLVTKMMLMDSIPSVKIKNFAYKNKGNLQFEDVTNAWGITQPSFSNGAAYADLDNDGDLDYIVNNINDSASVYRNNIVQQKPAESNYLRIKLKGGKDNILGLGAWIEIAYNNGEKQVYEYSPYRGYLSSIEPIAHFGLGKVQVVEQVKVIWPNGKAQILKQVHTNKTLYLDEAKAKDIPQENTKPQVVLLKDITDALNIDYVHRENDIIDFNVQKLLPHKFSQFGPALAVGDVNGDGLEDIFVAGANEYKGKFLLQTKDGKFLVKDLLPGNEGKEKGSEDMGVLLFDTENDGDLDLYIVSGSYEYPAGDPHYQDRFYLNDGKGNFQLVEQAIPAILESGSCVKAVDFDKDGDLDLFIGGRVEPSAYPKPVNSRILRNEAPAVKFTDVTAQVAPQLNNIGLICDAVWTDYDNDGWVDLALAGEFMPITFLKNEKGKFKNVSEQTGLAKYTGWWNSIAAGDFDNDGDIDYIAGNLGLNTLNRASEANPVSVYAKDFNSDGHFDAIPTVYFKDLDGVRKEFPFSTRDDLAKQFIQTRQRFDSYAKFAKATINEVLKPEELKEALILRATWMKSSYLENQGNGQFKIKELPIQAQYSPVFGIAVQDFDQDGNLDVLLTGNDYSTELTVGRLDASKGSLLKGNGKGGFTVVNVEQGGYCVGGDSKALVQLQNAKGNLLTVTSQNRDKLKFFESTLPYRAVLVAPTDNSVLLKLKNGKTRKEEIYYGSSFLSQSTHRLLVGNDVLGIEAIDSKGKKRIIQ, from the coding sequence ATGAATAAATTAACACAACTCTGCCTTTTTGGACTATTAGCTTTGACTCTTTCTTCGTGTAGCAACGATTCTACCGTTTTTACTCAGTTGCCTGCTGAAGATACTGGAATTACGTTTTCAAATAGAATAACCGAAAGCGACACCATGAACGTTCTAACCTTTGAGTATATTAATAACGGTGGAGGGGTTGCTATTGGAGACTTTAATAACGATAGCCTACCCGATGTTTACTTTACTGGTAATCAGGTTAATAATAAACTTTATATCAATAAAGGTGATTTCAAGTTTGAAGATATTACTCAACAAGCAGGGGTTGCGGGCGATAATAAATGGTGCTCTGGCGTAGCTTTGGTGGATATCAACAACGATAACAAACTGGATATTTATGTTTGTGCTACAGCCAAAAAGGTGGCTAGCCAAAGGGCCAATATGCTGTATGTGAATCAAGGGGTAGATAAAGATAATAAACCTATCTTTAAAGAAATGGCTCGGGAGTACGGTATCGCAGATACAACTCATTCGACTAATGCAGCTTTTTTTGATTATGATAACGATGGCGACCTCGACCTTTATGTACTTGTCAACGAAATGGATGATACCCGTTTCCCTAATAAGTACCACGAAAAAATAAAAGATGGTTCTTCTAAAAGAACAGATAAATTGTATAGAAATGACTGGAATCCTACCTTAAAACATGCAGTTTATACTGATGTTTCAAAACAAGCGGGGATTCTTATCGAAGGCTATGGCTTGGGGCTAAATATTACAGATATTAACCGTGACGGATGGAAAGATATATACATTACCAATGATTACCTGACCAACGACCTCCTGTATATCAATAATCACGATGGCACATTTACCGACCAGTCTGACCTGTATTTTAAACACACTTCGTATTCGGCAATGGGCAACGAAGTGAACGATATTAATAATGATGGATTGGTTGATATAGTTGCTTTGGACATGATGCCCGAAACCAACTATAGAAAGAAAATGATGACACCTGCCAATAATTATGTGACCTATCAAAATAACGAACTGTATGGCTATAATTATCAGTACCCTCGTAATACCCTACAAGTAAATCAAGGAAAAGACCCTAAGACAGGACGACCTTTGTTTAGTGAGGTGGGTTTATTGGCTGGTATTGCCGAAACAGATTGGAGCTGGACTCCTATGGTAACCGATTTTGATAATGATGGCTTACGAGATATTATCATTACCAATGGTTTTCCTCGTGATATTACCGACCAAGATTTTATAGCCTATCATGCCTCGATGTCGAGCTTAGTTACCAAGATGATGCTAATGGATTCTATCCCTTCTGTCAAAATCAAAAACTTTGCTTATAAGAATAAAGGAAATCTTCAGTTTGAAGATGTAACCAATGCTTGGGGGATTACTCAGCCTTCGTTTTCTAACGGTGCCGCTTATGCCGATTTAGACAACGATGGTGACTTGGATTATATCGTTAATAATATCAATGATTCGGCATCGGTTTATCGCAATAATATTGTTCAACAAAAACCTGCTGAAAGTAATTACTTGAGAATAAAACTCAAAGGTGGGAAAGACAATATTTTGGGCTTAGGAGCTTGGATTGAAATTGCCTATAACAACGGCGAAAAACAAGTTTATGAGTATTCGCCCTATCGTGGCTATTTGTCGAGCATAGAACCTATCGCTCATTTTGGGCTTGGTAAAGTTCAGGTAGTCGAGCAAGTAAAGGTGATTTGGCCGAATGGGAAAGCCCAAATTTTAAAACAGGTTCATACTAATAAAACTTTGTATTTGGATGAAGCAAAGGCCAAAGATATTCCGCAAGAAAACACCAAACCTCAAGTTGTATTATTAAAAGATATTACCGATGCCCTAAATATTGATTATGTGCATCGGGAAAATGATATTATCGACTTCAATGTTCAAAAGTTGTTACCTCATAAGTTTTCTCAGTTTGGCCCAGCATTGGCTGTTGGCGATGTCAATGGCGATGGCCTAGAGGACATTTTTGTGGCAGGTGCTAATGAATATAAAGGAAAGTTTTTGCTCCAAACCAAAGACGGTAAGTTTTTGGTAAAAGACCTACTACCTGGAAACGAAGGCAAAGAAAAAGGTAGTGAGGATATGGGCGTATTGCTGTTTGATACCGAAAACGATGGCGACTTGGATTTGTACATTGTAAGTGGTAGTTATGAATACCCTGCTGGCGACCCTCATTATCAAGATAGGTTTTATCTAAATGATGGGAAAGGAAATTTTCAGTTGGTCGAACAAGCCATTCCTGCTATCCTAGAAAGTGGCTCGTGTGTCAAGGCGGTAGATTTTGATAAAGATGGCGATTTGGATTTGTTTATAGGAGGAAGGGTAGAGCCAAGTGCTTATCCAAAACCAGTAAATAGCCGTATTCTAAGAAATGAAGCTCCTGCGGTGAAATTTACAGATGTTACGGCTCAGGTAGCTCCTCAATTGAATAATATAGGGCTAATTTGTGATGCCGTTTGGACAGATTACGATAATGATGGTTGGGTTGATTTGGCTTTGGCAGGTGAGTTTATGCCTATTACATTTTTGAAAAATGAGAAAGGAAAATTTAAAAATGTAAGCGAGCAAACTGGATTAGCTAAATATACAGGCTGGTGGAATAGTATTGCGGCTGGTGATTTTGACAATGATGGTGATATTGACTACATAGCTGGAAATTTGGGCTTAAATACCCTTAATAGAGCCTCAGAAGCTAATCCCGTGAGTGTTTATGCCAAAGACTTCAATAGCGATGGGCATTTTGATGCTATACCAACAGTGTATTTTAAAGATTTGGACGGTGTCAGAAAAGAATTTCCTTTCAGTACCCGAGACGACCTTGCCAAGCAGTTTATCCAAACTAGACAACGCTTTGATTCTTATGCAAAATTTGCCAAAGCAACCATCAATGAAGTTTTGAAGCCTGAAGAATTGAAAGAGGCTTTGATACTAAGAGCCACTTGGATGAAGTCTAGTTATTTAGAGAACCAAGGCAATGGCCAGTTCAAAATCAAGGAATTACCTATTCAAGCTCAGTATTCGCCTGTATTTGGTATAGCTGTTCAGGATTTTGACCAAGATGGTAATTTGGATGTATTATTAACTGGAAATGATTACAGTACCGAGCTGACTGTTGGCCGATTAGATGCCTCAAAAGGAAGTCTGCTTAAAGGTAACGGCAAAGGAGGCTTTACTGTCGTAAATGTTGAACAAGGAGGCTATTGTGTTGGAGGCGATTCTAAAGCATTGGTTCAGTTGCAGAATGCCAAAGGAAATCTACTAACGGTAACCTCTCAAAATAGAGATAAATTGAAATTCTTTGAAAGTACGCTTCCCTATCGAGCAGTATTGGTAGCTCCAACAGACAATAGTGTATTGTTGAAGTTGAAAAATGGAAAAACTAGAAAAGAAGAGATTTATTATGGGTCATCATTTTTGTCTCAATCTACACATCGACTATTAGTAGGTAATGATGTTCTTGGAATAGAAGCAATAGATTCTAAAGGGAAAAAAAGAATAATACAATAG
- a CDS encoding penicillin-binding protein 1A encodes MIKLQPGKYQRTIQNIWKWSIRVFLGTLLYVLAVNYNFFWLFGGMPSLQELENPKSQLASVLISEDGVELSKYFRENRSPVEFEELSPNIINALMATEDARFSKHSGIDLRSTFRVITSFGTAGGGSTITQQLAKNLFNTRYAEAAEEGKQYKGLLMRIPKVSTIIAKTKEWILAIRLENRYTKQEIMKMYLNEVEFGNNAYGIRVACKTYFSKEVNNVSVNEAATLVGMLQNPNLYDPRRRPEKCLARRNTVLAQMVKYGYLPSDEALALQEKPIQLRFKVENHNTGSAPYFREAIKKQLQAIIADINSTRDEKEQLNLYTSGLKIYTTIDSRAQQYAEEALREHMIIQQKKFYEHWKGRNPWVDEHMKELKGFLKDAMKRTERYKQLMEEMDGDEDKVWEVLKKPVRMTVFSWQGEKDTLMSPMDSLNYYKRILNAGFMAMNPNDGHIKAWVGGINFKFFKYDHVRQSKRQPGSTFKPFVYAAAIESDVASPCDYVVDEPVTFGKEDGLLKPWTPQNADGRYSYESMPLRRAMGRSINSVAAKLMKQMGPQKVAEFAHRVGITSTLNETPSLCLGASEVSVYEQVDAYCTFVNEGYRIEPIMILRIEDKNGNELRRFETTTKQVLTAETAYKMVHMLRGAVLEPGGTAEGLKRYACAQGNEIGAKTGTTSNYSDGWFMGVTQNLVAGVWVGGDDRSIHFRNISLGQGAKMAMPAYAMFMDKVYADPSLKIAGFKKEPFRKPDNVDINCYAASSDSTQVQVPTAKPKDDEDGFLK; translated from the coding sequence ATGATAAAACTCCAACCAGGTAAATATCAGCGTACAATTCAAAATATTTGGAAGTGGTCTATTCGAGTTTTTTTAGGAACACTCCTGTATGTATTAGCAGTAAACTACAACTTTTTTTGGCTTTTTGGTGGTATGCCTAGCCTGCAAGAACTTGAAAACCCCAAAAGCCAGTTGGCTTCTGTACTTATCTCTGAAGACGGTGTAGAATTGTCAAAATATTTCCGTGAAAATCGTAGTCCTGTAGAATTTGAAGAGCTTTCACCCAATATTATTAATGCCTTGATGGCTACAGAAGATGCCCGCTTTTCAAAGCATTCGGGAATCGACCTTCGTAGTACATTTAGGGTAATAACTAGCTTTGGAACGGCAGGTGGTGGTAGTACTATTACTCAGCAATTGGCCAAAAACTTGTTTAATACTCGTTATGCCGAGGCTGCCGAAGAAGGTAAACAATATAAGGGCTTGCTCATGCGGATTCCGAAAGTAAGCACTATTATTGCCAAAACTAAAGAATGGATTCTGGCGATTCGACTCGAAAACCGTTATACCAAGCAGGAAATTATGAAAATGTACCTCAATGAGGTAGAATTTGGCAATAATGCTTATGGTATTAGGGTAGCTTGTAAAACTTATTTTAGCAAAGAAGTCAACAATGTGAGTGTCAACGAAGCGGCTACTTTGGTGGGTATGCTACAAAACCCAAACCTATACGACCCCAGACGCAGACCCGAAAAGTGTTTGGCTCGTCGCAATACCGTATTAGCCCAAATGGTCAAATATGGCTATTTGCCTTCCGACGAAGCCTTGGCACTACAAGAAAAACCGATACAGCTTCGATTCAAGGTTGAAAATCACAATACTGGTAGTGCTCCTTATTTTAGAGAGGCCATTAAAAAGCAATTACAAGCTATTATTGCCGACATTAATAGTACCCGTGACGAAAAAGAGCAACTAAACCTGTACACGAGTGGCCTAAAAATCTATACGACTATCGACTCCCGTGCACAGCAGTATGCCGAAGAAGCACTAAGAGAACACATGATTATTCAGCAAAAGAAGTTTTATGAACACTGGAAAGGCCGTAATCCATGGGTAGACGAACACATGAAGGAACTTAAAGGGTTCTTGAAAGATGCGATGAAGCGTACTGAGCGTTATAAGCAATTGATGGAGGAAATGGATGGCGACGAAGATAAGGTATGGGAAGTATTAAAAAAACCTGTAAGAATGACGGTCTTTTCTTGGCAGGGCGAAAAAGATACGCTAATGTCGCCAATGGATTCTTTAAATTATTACAAGCGGATTCTCAATGCTGGGTTTATGGCCATGAACCCCAACGATGGCCATATTAAAGCGTGGGTTGGGGGGATTAACTTCAAGTTTTTTAAATATGACCACGTTCGCCAAAGTAAACGCCAACCTGGTTCAACATTCAAGCCGTTTGTTTATGCAGCCGCAATTGAAAGCGATGTGGCTAGCCCTTGCGACTATGTCGTAGACGAACCTGTAACTTTTGGCAAAGAGGATGGTTTGCTAAAACCTTGGACACCTCAAAATGCCGATGGACGATATTCGTATGAAAGTATGCCTTTGAGAAGAGCAATGGGGCGTTCTATCAACTCTGTAGCAGCCAAACTGATGAAGCAAATGGGGCCACAAAAAGTTGCGGAATTTGCACACCGTGTTGGTATTACAAGTACACTCAACGAAACACCATCGTTGTGCTTAGGGGCAAGCGAAGTGTCTGTTTATGAACAGGTTGATGCCTATTGTACTTTTGTAAATGAAGGATATAGAATTGAGCCTATCATGATTTTACGTATTGAAGATAAAAATGGTAACGAATTGAGGAGGTTTGAAACTACTACCAAACAAGTGCTTACGGCCGAAACAGCTTACAAAATGGTACACATGCTACGAGGAGCTGTTTTGGAGCCTGGGGGTACTGCCGAAGGCTTAAAACGCTATGCTTGTGCACAAGGAAATGAAATTGGGGCTAAAACGGGGACAACTTCTAATTACTCCGATGGTTGGTTTATGGGTGTTACCCAAAATCTTGTAGCTGGTGTTTGGGTTGGTGGCGACGACCGCAGTATTCACTTCCGAAATATTAGCTTAGGGCAAGGTGCTAAAATGGCTATGCCAGCCTACGCTATGTTTATGGATAAGGTATATGCCGACCCTTCTTTAAAGATAGCTGGCTTTAAGAAAGAACCTTTCCGCAAGCCCGACAATGTGGATATTAATTGTTATGCTGCCTCCTCCGACTCTACACAGGTGCAAGTACCAACTGCCAAACCAAAAGACGACGAAGATGGCTTTTTAAAATAA